The DNA segment TCTGTCCAGCCTCTATAGCCTTTTTACAGACGGTATGGGCATCATCATCATTTCTATTCAGTAAACTCATATACAGTGTCAGTAACACCGGAAGATTCACACCGGTTATCATATGGTAATCCACTGCTGTATAATCCAGCATCTTAATCAATACCTGATTAAATGGTGTACCATGAAGAAGGTCACAAAGTATATAAAGAGTCTGCTTCTGATTTACTTCAAGATACGATTGAATTCCAGCTTCAAATTCTTCCAGACCACAGTCATTTAAGCAAACTGCATCCAGTAAATCCTGCTGTCCTGTTATCATTTCACAGGCTTTGCATAACTCCTGAGCAAGATTTCCATGGGAAACGATCAATATTTTTTCCATTTTGAACACATCCTATCCATGATGTCCCGTACTATATCCAATAATACCGAAGAAGGATAGAATAAAGGTTCCTGCAAGATAAATCAGAATCATTTTCAGGGTAGAGATTTTTTTCTTTCGCATGATCTGCCAGGTCCCCAGTACCAGCAGGAGCGGCAGTATTTTCGGAAAGATGCCATCCAGTAAATCCTGAATCAGAACCTTATCATTTCCACTCGGAATAGAGAGAATCAGATTCAGATTTACATAGCTCGCAGCCACACCTCCCATGATTGTCGTACCAAACAATATGATTGCATTCTTTATTTTATTAGCTTTTTCCCCAATGAGTGTCTGAATCCCATTGATTCCCAGTTCATAGCCTTTACGAAACAGCACCTTCATAATGACGGTTACAATGGCAGTGTACACAATCATATAGAAAATAGCACCGACAGGACTACCGTTTTCAGAGAACGCTATTGCAATGGATAGCAAAAGCGGAATCAGCATTCCAGGATTCATCGCATCCCCAATGCCTGCAAGAGGGCCCATCAAGCTGATTTTTGTTGTTTCAATCAAATCATCATCCACATTCCCGTAAAGTGCTTTTTGTTCCTCCATTGCTGTTGTCACACCCCAGATAACACTACCGAAAACACTTTCCGTATTGAAGAAGGTCGCATGTCGCTTCATACCATCAATTTGACCCTCTTTGTTATAATATTTTCTGAATAACGGGATAAGAGACCAGGAATACTGCATTCCCAGAAAACGTTCCCATGAACAGGCTGCCGGAAAAGACCATGCAAATCTTCGCCAAATCTGGTTCAATTCTTTTTTTGTTAGCCGCTGCTTTGAAACAGCCTCTGGTTTTCTTTCTAAGCTCATCCTATAATACCTCCTCATCATCACTTAATTCTTCATCTGCTGCAGAGGTTTTTAATTCTCCCGTGCTTGCTTTATAATACAAATATGCCAATACAGCGCCGAAGATAGTAAGTGCCAGAATATTTAAATTCATGAAAACAATACTAATAAAGCCTACCAGAAAGAACAGAATATAGGAATTATCGCGAACACTCTGTGTCAGAAGTGCTCCGATTCCCACTGCCGGAAGCACAGCACCTAAGGACAGCAATGCAGATTGTACAAACTCCGGCATGTGATTCATGAAATCTCCGACATACTGTGCTCCGAAATATACAGCCAGAAAACACGGTACTCCACGGGTTATGATTTTTGCCAGCTGTGGATACAGCCAGATTGCTTTATTGTATTTCTTATAATCTGCATCCTCAATCGCATTGTCCTGCAGCTTATGGAAAAATGCCGCAATCGTCAGATCGAACTGCAGAATAAAGGAACCGAGAACACCAATAGTAGATGCCAGTGCCACTGCTGTTCCGCTATCCATTTTGGCAGCCAGGGCTATCGCCATAGCAGGATAGGAAACAAAAGAAATATCCACGGGAACGGAGCCTCCCGGTGTAACCAGTGCCAGGTAAACAAGCTGAACCGCAACACCCAGCTGTATTCCTGCCGCTACATCTCCCAATATGATTCCACATACGAAGCCCCCGATTAACGGTCTCCCTAAAACATACCATCCAAACTGCGAACCATATAGTGGAAATTCATTTCCGCTGACTATACAGAAAACAGAAACCAGTAAACATTGTACAAATGACATATTTTTTCCTCCTCACTTTTTCTATGCCTTGTCTTTTAATTCTTTCCAGGATAGTGTTTTCTTCACACCACCTGCCGGCAGAATCGAAAATGTATATCCTTTTTCATCCAGATAATTATAAGAATCAATCTCTGTCTGATTTAATGCAAATCCGACAACCAGATCCTTAGCGTCATTTTTTCTACTCGCTGTTCCTACATTGATTGTTTCCATGATTTTCACACCTCTGTCATGAAGCTCCTTTACTGTAAGAATACTTTTGAAAATGACAATATAATGCTTTTTAGACACCTTTGCCTCTTGCAGCTTCCGTTGTGCTTTTTCTATCGAAAAGCAATAAAGCTTTGTGGTATCCGGTACAACCTGCTTATAGATACCGAGCAGCTGCGGATTTCCTGAAATATGATCATCAATGATGATAATGCCATCACATGCATATTGAGGCAGTAGTCTTACAATTGTCTGCCCGTGTATCACACGGTCATCAATACGATATAAGCTGATCATCTGCACTTCCTCCTATCCTTTATCCTGTCCTGCAGATACATAAACCATTGTTCGCATTTTGCGAGCATATCCTGGTATAGCTTTCTTCCGTTGTTTAACATGCTGCTGTGTTCTTTTTTTAGACATCACCTCTACTTTACATGATTATTACTCGACGAAGAACGTTCCATGGCTATAGATTATCATAAAAATTAAAAGAAAAATCAATTGTCTGCATTTCCATCATAAAAATCACAAAATAAACGATGTATATATATGTGTTACACATATTCTACAATCTGTCGGACAGGAAGGGAGCATTGTCAAAAAAGTGTAGGGCTATAAATGATGTTATTGTGTTATCTAACATACGCCTTGTTCGTAAAGAAAATAAAAAAAACAGCCGGTTAGAATGCAATTCCAGACAGCTGCTTCATGTTTTTTGATTCATCTCTATCCCGTACGAAATGTAAGCAGAGACAGCTTGGCACAAAAAAAGCCGTGCAGACTATGCCGGCTCTTAATTCTTGCAGGTAAGCAGCTGCTGATTCATACAGCCTTCTACCTTATCTTCGTGCATAAATATAATTAGCGCTTCCAGTGCAGATATCTGGTTGTGGAAAAAAAGCTTCCTACAAGACCGACCAGCATGCCAATCAGAACCAGCACCTCTGATATTTCAAGAGTTAAAGGAAATACCTTCTGCAGCACAAACATATTGCTCATAAACGTACCGCCAAGAGCATTATGAATATACTGATATCCAAATATCGTAAGCAGGACAGGCACTAGACTTCCCAGCAGACCGATGAAGATTCCCTCCAGCATCATAGGAAACTTAATCGCCCAGTTGCTGGCACCGACAAAGCGCATAATAGCGATTTCCTGTTTTCTCGTATAGATGGACATTTTAATTTT comes from the Erysipelotrichaceae bacterium 66202529 genome and includes:
- a CDS encoding PTS mannose/fructose/sorbose transporter subunit IIB, with the protein product MISLYRIDDRVIHGQTIVRLLPQYACDGIIIIDDHISGNPQLLGIYKQVVPDTTKLYCFSIEKAQRKLQEAKVSKKHYIVIFKSILTVKELHDRGVKIMETINVGTASRKNDAKDLVVGFALNQTEIDSYNYLDEKGYTFSILPAGGVKKTLSWKELKDKA
- a CDS encoding PTS system mannose/fructose/sorbose family transporter subunit IID; the encoded protein is MSLERKPEAVSKQRLTKKELNQIWRRFAWSFPAACSWERFLGMQYSWSLIPLFRKYYNKEGQIDGMKRHATFFNTESVFGSVIWGVTTAMEEQKALYGNVDDDLIETTKISLMGPLAGIGDAMNPGMLIPLLLSIAIAFSENGSPVGAIFYMIVYTAIVTVIMKVLFRKGYELGINGIQTLIGEKANKIKNAIILFGTTIMGGVAASYVNLNLILSIPSGNDKVLIQDLLDGIFPKILPLLLVLGTWQIMRKKKISTLKMILIYLAGTFILSFFGIIGYSTGHHG
- a CDS encoding PTS sugar transporter subunit IIC, giving the protein MSFVQCLLVSVFCIVSGNEFPLYGSQFGWYVLGRPLIGGFVCGIILGDVAAGIQLGVAVQLVYLALVTPGGSVPVDISFVSYPAMAIALAAKMDSGTAVALASTIGVLGSFILQFDLTIAAFFHKLQDNAIEDADYKKYNKAIWLYPQLAKIITRGVPCFLAVYFGAQYVGDFMNHMPEFVQSALLSLGAVLPAVGIGALLTQSVRDNSYILFFLVGFISIVFMNLNILALTIFGAVLAYLYYKASTGELKTSAADEELSDDEEVL